In Podospora pseudopauciseta strain CBS 411.78 chromosome 2 map unlocalized CBS411.78m_2, whole genome shotgun sequence, the genomic stretch agggtgtaGATGGCCGCCTCGAGCATGAAAGCGTCGTTGATGGCAACCATGCCGACGCCCTCGTGGCGGTACCAGCAGGGCTTGCCGCGGCGGGTGATGGACGAGTCCATGATGTCGTCcgagacgaggaagaaggcctGGAGGAGCTCGGTCATCCAGCCGAGGGTGGCCGACTTGAAGTACTCATCTTCGGTGAGggggcggccgaggaggagggagacggaGTCGGGGACCGACATGCCGCGGTTGCACTTGCCGCCGACGGCATTGATCTCGAGGGACTGGGAGGAAAGGCATGTTAGTCTTGTTTACTTCGGCCAGCTTGATACATGGAACGGGAGGCCTACCTTCTTGTACCAAGCGAGCTCCTTCTCGGGGAGATTGTACGACTTGGCATGCTCGAGTAGAACCTCCTCGAGCTTGGGGAAGACGGACTCGAATTCCTGGAGGGTGGTCTTTTGCGGCGCAGCCATCTTGTCTGGTGATCTCTGAAGAGACGAAGTGTTCACCGTCGGTCAGCTTGGGCCGCTATTCGGAAGGTTGGAGAAGATAGGGGTTCGGGGGAAGCAAGGCAGCGGGAGAGGtgcggggggggggtgtttcCTTACATATAAATTACAAgcgaaggggaaaggggcggGCAGTTGCCGATTTACTGCCTGTTTGGGTATCACGGGAGAACAATAACAAGTGACAAGGCGATTCTACCGATCAGGTACCACAAGTGACAAAGGTGGATATCAACAACTGGGCCGTTACGTACTCGGCGGTTTCTCCCCAATTTCACGACCCCTCCTTGCCCCCCTTTGTTGTGGGGAGCTGCGATTATGGCGATAAGAGAACCCTGATGGCTCATTCGAGCAGGCGGTGAGCTGTtttgctggctggctgtcGTGCTGGCGGCGAGAAGTGGGGCTGGCAGATTTCCAAGGGACCAGGGGACAGGACGGGGGGGAATGTCTTGGCGCTGTCTGTCGCGGTGGACCGAAGACAGACGCGTTCCTGTTGGGGGTTTCGTCATTGACAACTGCGCCTTGCTGTCACCCATATGTTGCGACGAAATCCACGATTGCATTTTTGGCTTTAGATATTTGGCCGCCGTTATGCTTGATTGACAAACGCCTGGTTAACCGCCGTTTTGGGACCGATATCAAACAtatctcccctccccatttGGAGCTATTGTTTTGGTACATCCTAGCCAAGACAAGACCATTTAACAACACCCTCGTCACTGGAGGGGTtgcaccacaaccacaaagCCACCACCATGGGCCTCTCTGCAAAGGATGCTTTGCAACTACGAGATACGCTGCAAATAGCAGTGGTAAAATGCTCCGAAAGATGTCTTTACCACGCTGCCAAATGGTATTTGGTCCATCATGGCTACCTTTTTAAACACTTCATCAACTAATACTCGGTGTACATAGGGCGGCCGAACTCCTCGATGCGCTTCCTCAACCATCTGCTGCCGACTTTAAAGCAACGCAAGACTTACCATCGTCTTACATTCATCCCGCTTTCACACCAAATCATGATCCTGCCGAAGCGGCTCTCGAAGCCAAGGAGCTCAGCCGTTACCTTCTCGCCAAATCGTTATTCGACTGCAAGGAGTTCGACAGATGTGCCGCCGTATTCCTTCCTGAGTCTTCATTGGCAGAGATGTTGGGGACAAAAGTAGACGATGCCACCACTACGGAAGGTAGAGAAAAGCAGAGGCCTTCGGTTGTTCTACCTTCGGAGAGAGCTTTACCTCAGATCAGCCAAAAAAGCTTATTTCTCGCGCTGTATGCAAAAATGATCTCGGGCGAGAAGcgaaaggaggaggaatctGAAATGATCATGGGGCCGCAAGACTTGGGGACGATTACGAACAAACAGCTGGCCGTGATCAGTCGGTTCCTCACAAAGTGGTTCGACCAGCGAAAGTCGGAGGGAGGCGATGTTGCGCCCAGCCAGGGCTTTCTCGAGTATCTCTACGGCATGGTtttggtgaaggagaagaacgACAAGGCTGCTTTGCAGTATTTGGTTGAAAGTGTGCAACTATTTCCGTGGAACTGGGGTGCCTGGATGGagatcaccaacctcatcaccagAGTTGAACAGCTGAACGAAGTAACACCAAAGCTACCCCAGAACATCATGTCTTTCATCTTTCACGCCCATGCTTCGATCAACCTTTACCAGCAAGGCGGTGAGATCGCCAATGCTCTGAACGACTTGCTGGTCGTGTTCCCAACATCATCGTTCCTTTTAACCGACAAAGCACTGCTATATTATCACTCGAAAGATCTTGTAGCAGCCGAGCAAGAATTCAGTCAGCTACTTGGACTTCATCCCCAGAGGATAGATGCCCTGGACCATTATTCCAACATTTTATATGTTTTGAACCTCCGACCAAAGCTGGCCTTTTTGGCCCATCTATGCTCTAGCATTGATACGTTTCGTCCAGAGTCTTGCGTCGTCATTGGTAATTACTACTCTTTACTCTCTTGCCACGACAAAGCAGTCCACTACTTCCGTCGGGCTCTCATGTTGGACCGCTCATGTCTTTCCGCGTGGACACTCATGGGGCATGAGTATGTAGAGTTGAAGAATACTCACGCAGCCATCGAATCCTACCGAAGAGCGGTAGACGTCAACCGGAGGGACTACCGCGCCTGGTACGGCCTTGGCCAGACATATGAAGTACTCGAAATGCACGCGTATGCACTATGGTACTACAAGAAGGCCGCTGGTCTGCGTCCCTGGGACGGCAAGATGTGGCAGGCGGTAGGTTCGTGCTTGCAAAAGATGGGCCGCGACAAAGACGGCATCAAGGCGCTCAAGAGAGCTCTGCTTGCGGATTCCTACTACGATTCGTCAGCAAGTAGCTTTGGAAGCACAGGGACGATCGATCGGATGACGCAGATGGATCCTGAGGTCCTGCTGCAAATAGCGGCAATGTATGATCggatggaggaagaagaggaggctaAGGCGTACATGGAGTTGTGCGTTGCTcaggaggatggcggggttACCAATGATCAAGGACCAGGTCTAGGAGATTCCATCGGCGTCCGCGCTGATAGCCCAGGCTcagatgatggggaaggCAGAGGGGAAAGGGTAGCGGCTGGTGAGGGGACAGGGGTTACGGTGGCAACGAGCAAGGCCCGGATGTGGTTGGCGAAATATGCCATGAGGGTGGAGGACTACGAGACGGCGAATCGTCTCGCGACGGAGCTTTGCCAGGATGGcgttgaggtggaggaagccAAGGCGCTGATACGGGAAGCGAGGTCGAGGATGGAACAGACGAGTATGATGGAGAGCTAGAGGCAGCAGTTGTCGCATCAGAAGTTCCTGGAGTTTGTGGAAGGTTTGAAGATGAGAGACAACACGAGATTTGCTCGTCGTGATCCTCGACAGCCTGCGATTGTGAGGTCTGGGCCGGGTCCGAGAGGCGCAAAccgagaggaagagggagaatgGTATTCGCAACTGGAGGATGATCTGAGTATGAGGAGGACTTCGTGGCGGTGAGTCTGTATGCGAGTGTAGATGTAAGCATCATTGTTTCCATCACTATCGACGGTTGGTTGAGCCACACGATGAGTTCGATAAACAACGCAATTCGATACCCTGTTTTAATGGCATAGttttccagcttcttctctaGGTACACCTGTGCTTCACTATGGCGATGATCACAAACATGAAACTGATGGCTGGCAAATGTTGGCGCTCGGTGTCTCCGCTTGCGTGCTGGTAGTTGGTTTTCCGTTGCCTTCACTCCTTTTGTTGCGATTCCGACCTTCGCTTACCCCCCGGATCTTCACAAGACATGCGGTTCTCGCGTTGCGTACAAGCTTCGTCTCGGGGTGAGACATCCTGCACTGTCCTATGCACAGTCATGATGACCAAGAGAACATCATCAATGCTTCCAAACCAGCTCAAAGACGGGAATGGGGTACAAGGTGATACCCAATTCTCCCATGTAGTTGAATCCGGCCAACCTCAAGCTTAGCATCGCCGTCCTCGTGGGGCCTTCTAGGAATACAAAACCACTGTCTCCCGGTGTCACATCCCGTGATTAAAATTCCCGGAGCCGCCTTGGCGAGACCAGATTTAGTGTACGGGTGGCAGGGCTGAACTCCAGCTCTGGAACATGTTCTTGTTCTGACTTGGTACGAGGAAGCTTTGCGTGAAATGAAAACCAGCATCTATGATCGATACTTGGGGTTTGAGCAAGCAGTTTTTTGCAATCACTATTCTGTGTGGCTGTTTCTTATCTACAACATGTACCACAACCTAACAATACCGACAAGGCTGCAGTACTTTCCGCCGTCGGTGCCGCTCGCCGAGCTCCAACCCTCCCAGCGTCGGTTTATCAAACATATCTCCAAATCTGGACCGCGGAATTGATTTCTTCACATGGCGTGACGATGCGAGTTCCGACCTGTGTGCCAGCCATTACCAGCCGCCTCGGCCTGTAAGAGCTGAACACGACCATACCTACCCCTCAAGGCGTGCGTGGACTGCCATGTGCATACATTCAATGTTCCATGCAACCAGGCACACCAATGGCGGATGAGGCGTTCCTGGACCTAGTCCGTCTGCACCACGGATAGAACCGCCCAGTCAGGGGAGACTGGGCTCTCCACCTTACATAgttccccccaaccaccacgcAGCCACACCACACTTGATCCAAAGTTGGAGGTGTGTGTCTCTCTTATCTCTATGCTCTGCTGCTGTCTTGGTGTGGGCGTACCGCCTAACCTCCCGAGAAGGGGGAAGATCTCCGGGTGTTAGCTTTCAGGAACACCTTCCTGCTCTTCTGCGATAGGCAGCCTTGCGAGAAGTTGAAACTGGAAAGTTGGCTGACTTTGTCTACAGTGTACGTCTACAGACAGCCTGCCTCCATGATCAAACACCAGAAGCTTACGAATGTGATGGCGGGTGGTCTGCACTGGGGACGCCCCCGTTCACACCGCGATGCGAGAACAATTGCTTTTCTTCGGCAGTCGAGCGGGGAGGGGAAATGGCTGGGCTGTCTGTGGGTTTGCTCAAGAAGCCTCGGGGATGGTATATAAGTGTGTCTGTTACCTCACCTCGAGTCATTGCGAGTGCTGTTGAGATTTCTCCTTCCGTACCTCTCCTGCTCGGTTGCTCCACGAGTGTAGAGTGAGGCCCCCTCAAACCATTCCGGACTCTGAATAATTCGTACTCGACGTGGCTGCCAACTTCTTATGATCTTGCTTTTGCTGTTATTCAGGGCTTACTTTAAAATCTTGTCAATTCTCATTcaagcagaaaaaaaattCTTCCCAAGGAGGTCTCCTGACTTCTTCTCGCTCTGACACCCAGCCCCCTACCACGTCCGTCCATCCGCCACCATGAGGCTCTTCAGCACAATGACGCTGGCCCTGGCCTGGATCGGCTCTGCCCTCGCCGAGCCCAAGGTCACCTTCATCAACCAAGACAACAAGCACCGCACCATCGTCTTCACCCCCAGCGTCCCCCACAAGGAAATCAAGCCCCTCCGCGTCCCCGCCCACCAAGAGATCACCCAGTCCTTCCCCCACGGCTGGATCGGCAACTGGTGGTCCGTCACCGACGGCAAACCTTGGATCCCCGGCATGCTGGGCGAGGTCACCTTCAACGGCTACATGGGCCTGACCTTCTTTGACGTCTCCGCCATCGTCAACGACCGCGACACCAGCGGCGTCAAGATGATGTGGCCCAGGAAGTCGGCCAGCGTCACCTCGGGCTGCGACGTCTTCTCCTGCGGGAACGAGTACACCTACCCCGACGAGGTGCAGACCAAGGCCACCAACGAGGACCACCTCATGTGCAGTCTGGGTGACGGTGTCAGCCCTGTCTACCCTCGTGGTGCGAaaaagtggaagaaggaggcgcGGAGGcagggggagaaggaggaggtcgtcGTGGTCAAGCCCTCCTCTAAGCCCAAGCCTTCCGCggtccccaccaccccagccaaGGAGCAAGAACAAGAGGGCTTCAGCAGTGGCGGTGAAAACACCTACAACGGcgacaacgacaacctcTACCGataccgccgccaccgctaTTACCGCCCCGGCAACCTCGGCGAGTAGGtcgacatcctcgacgacgcCGGCGAGCACATTGACGCCAACAAGATCAAGTGGGACAAGATGAAATAGGACGCCATCAAGTGGGAGGACGTGGACTGGGGCACCCTCGACTTCGCCGTCAACAACTACTTGGACTGGCACCTCCTCGAGGCGCCCAGGCGTCCGAGATACCAGAGGTGGACAGGGCTGCTTTATAACCCCCGTCctgggtgggggaggtaGGCTCCTGTTGATGTTAAGGGGGATAAGTGAAATGTTGATGAAAACTCAAAGCTATGACTTATGTCTTTATGAAGGAAATCGTGGGGAAAAGAACGGATACGAAATGAAAGAGTTGGATTATGTTCTCATGATTTTGATGGCCATTATTCAATAGAGGTCAGGAAGTTACGAAGTGTGATACCCCCATCATTTCACCTTGACGAGCGAGGGAGGAAATACAGACGGTTTGCCGGGATGGAGTCATGAATGATGCTTTATGATACCAACGGGATGATTAACAACGTATGAGATTGTCTTTTTAGAAGGGAAAGGAGTTTGGGATCACAACAAGGTCGGATTGTGGTAGGGTTGGTCGAGGAcaggagaaagggggggttggcgtAGGCGTATTGGATATAGTTTGGTTTTTTGGACCAGGCTCAGACGTTATACATATTAATTTTGAGGAACACAAAACACAATAACATAGAAAAATAATTTACTAGATTTTTAAACTGTAATGCTTCTTGTTGTCGATGTTGGCTATTCTATACGATGCTTTTTAAAATCAATTCTTTACATATCTTCTCACGAGCACAGAACCGCAAAAGCTGGCCACAAATAGTGTGATTTTGTTGAAACGGAAATCAGTGACAACCTCCACGCTTTTTCCACAGCTCACTCCCAGCAGCCCTTTTTACCAGCATCCATATCTGATCTGGAAGAGTGTGAAGTAGATGTCGCTACACACCCAGACATTACACCTAGCATCTCCATAAAAAATATGTGGTTAATGAATACCTTACACTACCTAACAGAAATTGGCTGTAACCATTGGCTCTTTAGTTGGAATCCTCGTCATTCCCGACCACTAACCACCTAAAAGCATCGGTCTTGTCATATCTGACTGATCCATAAGCTCAATGAAAAGCAAAGCAATGACGCAAAAAAGAACGATATTGACCACTATGGCCGACACCCCGCGGTAGTAAGGAACGAGGCGAACCCACGCAACCATTCGGCCTTTGGTATGCCCATGTCCAAGAGGCTGTCGTGTAGGGCGTAAGATGCGCATATCTATTTCCTCCTTTCCGTCTGATTGGGCGTGCCGAGAACAAAGAGATGGAAAACAAGAAATCCATTATTTCCCAGTTCCAGTTCAACCCCCCATAATCTTTTTTGCCTTTGTGCCAAGTTCTTGTCTGTTGTTAAAGGGTCCCAGCCCGTCCCGGACTGTCCCAGACCATCCTGTCCCGTCGGTTGCCCACCTATGCTCATCTCATAACgcgaaagaaaagaaaaagaaagagagaaaaccAGGCATGATCTCATATAACCACAGTGCTCCCGCGCCGATCCGTCAGACTCCTCTCCCATTCCCAACCAAACTGCACGTTTGCCAAGCCATATCAAAACCGAAATGAATACAGAACCACCCGCcaaaaaaatagaaaagcAAACAGGAAAACCAATACAACATAAAACTTGCTCAAGCAAAGGTAGGTGCCGTATAAATCAAAGTGCCCATCACCATGGCTCCGCCAATAGCCGCAATCCCTACGCGCTCTGCGAGACGGAACAACCGAACTTTCTTTGTCGGCCTCTCAAACGGACGAAGAACTTGGATAGAGGACTCAACAGTCTGGCCACGAACCTCTGTAGCAGCTTCCTCGAGGCCATCGGCCTTGAGAACTTCAGTAGCCGCCGTCTCTGGCACATCGCCCCACTTCAAGTCGTCCTCTGTTTCTACCGACATATCCTCAGCCTTTCTCTTGCGCTTTACAGAGTCAGAATTCGCCTTCGGCTTCTCTGCCTCGACAATCGACTGAGGCTCATCAGCGGTCTGGATCGTAAACTGCACATTGACCTTCTGAGATTCAAGATCGCTAGTCTTCGACGCCACGTTCTCAGCGTTTTGGTCCACGGGCTTCTCAGTCTCGGGCTCCTTAGTCTTCTCAGTCTCAGGCTCCTTAGTCTTCTCTTGCTCCTTGTAGGCGTTTGGCTGATTTCCGCGGCGTGCAGAGCTCGACAGTAGGCGATCAAGACTATCAGAACAGATCGGCTGTGTTACGGTGCTGTTGAACGAGGTTTCCATGGGAGGCAGTCTAGAAAAGACCTGTTGATCTAAGCCTGATAGATCTCTCGTGTGCATCTCGTTGTCAAACcgggggttggtgggcaTTGCATTGCAGAGAGCATATACCGACGACGCTGGGCGAGCGGTAGTCTGAGTCTCCAAAGCAGCCTTGTTGAAGATCTGGCCAGAGGTCTTGTTGAAATATGCCTTGTTCCCTTCTCGTGCAGACCAGAAGTCCCCTTTGCCTGATTTCAGACACAGAGACTCAAAATCTCCCTTGAAAGAAGCCGGCCACGAGTTAGGCTGGGTAGTCTTCCGAAGTtcaggaagaggggggcCTTGGTGCATAGACTGCGCCACACCGGGACGATCATTCAAGAGCTTTTCAATTGCAATGGGATTAGTACTCTTAGCACCAGCTTCATCCTTCTTCGAGCTGACAGGAATGACGGGCGATGCGGTGTCTGAAGCCGGGTGGTCCAGAGTGTCGTCTTGCTCATCAGACACTACAGGTGCAGTGTGATGGTTATGGACAAGGGTCGGTCTGCCCATCATCGGGGAGAGTGGAAGAGGAGATGCTGGCTGATCACAGTCAAAGATATCTAAGTTGCCAATAATACCTGCTTTAATGTCAACATTTGAATCGGTAGGCCTGATGGAACAGCAAAGTAAAGACATACTCTGATGCTCAGAGGCAGACTCattgtcatcatcctcagaGTAGTTCACCATATCCTCGTCGAGAATGCTTGACCCGTCGCTTTGATCATCCATGTCATGATCGCTACCgctgtcatcatcatcatcgctcGAGTATTCACCTTCCATGAAATTTTCAGGATAGTTGACGTTGCTTTCGGCGTCGCTCAACTCGCTGGTGTTGTCCTGACCCAAACTGTCGAGGCTATGGTCGCTAATATAGTTCGAATCCATGTCAGAATCGAGGACGGTTTGCTCAATTGCCTCCAAAGATTGGGCAGTCTGGCCAAGCGCCGAGGCGAACTCGGTCAAACGAGAAGTAGCAGCCCCCAAGGACGAAGTACTCTGGATGGGAACACGCCTCGCTGGCTCAGAAATGCTCAGGATGTCAAGGTGGTCCCCCCCGACATCCTTTGTAACTGTAGCACCAGACGATCTATACTCGGCATCTCTATCCTCTCGGAATATAAGGGGGGACATCGGAGGTGAGGAGAGATCGATGAAGGCGGGGCTGCTATTGTTGAAAGGGCCTGCGTTCAGTTTGGAGGTCCAGGTATGGCTCTGGCTGGAGGCCTCAGGCTCCGTAAGATCGATCACCTCGACTCCAGGGACAAATTTGGGCGGAAGCGAATGTGGTGAGGTCGAAGCTGTCTGGGGATTCATTGTCGCGGAGTGGCTAGAATAAATGCTGCTGTCGCTAGAATaatcatcaacatcagaGCTGACTTCGGAGTCATCCGGGACTTGAAATGTTCTCGAGTCACATTCGTCGCCGACGCTGAAGGTCTTAGTCAGTGCCGACGAGGCAAATGAGGATGGGACGTACTGTTTAGTGGGCTCGTTGAACGAGACACCAAACTTGACCGAAACAGGCATGAATCTCGAAGTGCCACGATCGACTGGAAGACCGAAGGTGAGCCTGTCGCCGTCCTTGAGCTCTCTGGGCTCTTTCTCAAGCTTCTCGCGCTCGTTGAGATAGGTTCCGTGCAGAGAACCCTTGTCCCGGACCTGGACTTTCTACATGGGTGATCAGTAGGCATACGATGGCAGAAGCTGAAACGTCACCACGAAGCCCGTACCTTCTCGTCGATATCAACGCTAATTTCAGCGTGGTCCCGTGACATAACAGCGCTGTCAAACCAAGCGTTGTTTTCGGCAGGAACGAACCCTTTGGCAGAGACCTTGGAGGCACGACCGATGGCAATCGTGTTGTTCAAGGCTGTCAGGGTGATTTGTCGCCGAGAGTAGGTGGTGGCTGCGGCTGTGCTGCTTTCTGAACTCTCAACCGTGAGATCGATTTGAGCTGTATGAAGACAGAGTGTTAGTTGGTTGaattgaagaagaaaaggaaaagaaaataggTGACAGACCTAGACTCTCGGCACGTGAATTGGCCGCCATCTTGCTCTTTGCCTTGACGGAATGGCGTATGTGGGTGGGTAAGGTCGCCAGAGTTTAAATGGGAGTTGAGAGAGCAAGCTTTTGGCTGCAGAACAGTGGAAGTCAATTCTGCCAGCAAGCAAGCCTGGAGGTGATGATAAGAGGAGGGCGAGACCGGGGAGCTCGGAAAGTCAGGTGCAGTCGCACGAAGAGGAGGGTAAATCGAATGAGAGAATGGTTGAAGCAACCGGAGTGAAGTGGTGCCCCTCCCACGTCAGACAAAGCTCGGGCCTATGGCGGGTTGGATGGTTTGTTAGCTGGCTGACTCTTGTGTGATGACTAGGTAGGGTGCTCTTCCAAGGTTGCTGGCTGAGAAGAGAGCGAGAGGCGGCGGATAACGAGGCCAGACAATGGGAGTCGAGTGAAATAGAATGGGGGACAGCTGGAGAGTCGCGCAGCGGTCCTCAGGTTTGTTTACGGTTCAAAGAATCAAACAGGTATCGTGGATAGCTAGCCTGGAGGCAAGTGTGAAAGGAGGAAGAAATGGAAGGGACAGAAGCGGGCAGTTTAGGTTCAGGCAGCCCCGGAGAGTAGGAAGGTGCTCGTGATCTACTAT encodes the following:
- the cut23 gene encoding Anaphase-promoting complex subunit 8 (COG:D; COG:O; EggNog:ENOG503NU5Y; BUSCO:EOG092613S3) produces the protein MGLSAKDALQLRDTLQIAVVKCSERCLYHAAKWAAELLDALPQPSAADFKATQDLPSSYIHPAFTPNHDPAEAALEAKELSRYLLAKSLFDCKEFDRCAAVFLPESSLAEMLGTKVDDATTTEGREKQRPSVVLPSERALPQISQKSLFLALYAKMISGEKRKEEESEMIMGPQDLGTITNKQLAVISRFLTKWFDQRKSEGGDVAPSQGFLEYLYGMVLVKEKNDKAALQYLVESVQLFPWNWGAWMEITNLITRVEQLNEVTPKLPQNIMSFIFHAHASINLYQQGGEIANALNDLLVVFPTSSFLLTDKALLYYHSKDLVAAEQEFSQLLGLHPQRIDALDHYSNILYVLNLRPKLAFLAHLCSSIDTFRPESCVVIGNYYSLLSCHDKAVHYFRRALMLDRSCLSAWTLMGHEYVELKNTHAAIESYRRAVDVNRRDYRAWYGLGQTYEVLEMHAYALWYYKKAAGLRPWDGKMWQAVGSCLQKMGRDKDGIKALKRALLADSYYDSSASSFGSTGTIDRMTQMDPEVLLQIAAMYDRMEEEEEAKAYMELCVAQEDGGVTNDQGPGLGDSIGVRADSPGSDDGEGRGERVAAGEGTGVTVATSKARMWLAKYAMRVEDYETANRLATELCQDGVEVEEAKALIREARSRMEQTSMMES
- a CDS encoding uncharacterized protein (EggNog:ENOG503P40E; COG:S); translation: MRLFSTMTLALAWIGSALAEPKVTFINQDNKHRTIVFTPSVPHKEIKPLRVPAHQEITQSFPHGWIGNWWSVTDGKPWIPGMLGEVTFNGYMGLTFFDVSAIVNDRDTSGVKMMWPRKSASVTSGCDVFSCGNEYTYPDEVQTKATNEDHLMCSLGDGVSPVYPRGAKKWKKEARRQGEKEEVVVVKPSSKPKPSAVPTTPAKEQEQEGFSSGGENTYNGDNDNLYRYRRHRYYRPGNLGE
- a CDS encoding uncharacterized protein (COG:T; EggNog:ENOG503P6M8), encoding MAANSRAESLAQIDLTVESSESSTAAATTYSRRQITLTALNNTIAIGRASKVSAKGFVPAENNAWFDSAVMSRDHAEISVDIDEKKVQVRDKGSLHGTYLNEREKLEKEPRELKDGDRLTFGLPVDRGTSRFMPVSVKFGVSFNEPTKQYVPSSFASSALTKTFSVGDECDSRTFQVPDDSEVSSDVDDYSSDSSIYSSHSATMNPQTASTSPHSLPPKFVPGVEVIDLTEPEASSQSHTWTSKLNAGPFNNSSPAFIDLSSPPMSPLIFREDRDAEYRSSGATVTKDVGGDHLDILSISEPARRVPIQSTSSLGAATSRLTEFASALGQTAQSLEAIEQTVLDSDMDSNYISDHSLDSLGQDNTSELSDAESNVNYPENFMEGEYSSDDDDDSGSDHDMDDQSDGSSILDEDMVNYSEDDDNESASEHQSIIGNLDIFDCDQPASPLPLSPMMGRPTLVHNHHTAPVVSDEQDDTLDHPASDTASPVIPVSSKKDEAGAKSTNPIAIEKLLNDRPGVAQSMHQGPPLPELRKTTQPNSWPASFKGDFESLCLKSGKGDFWSAREGNKAYFNKTSGQIFNKAALETQTTARPASSVYALCNAMPTNPRFDNEMHTRDLSGLDQQVFSRLPPMETSFNSTVTQPICSDSLDRLLSSSARRGNQPNAYKEQEKTKEPETEKTKEPETEKPVDQNAENVASKTSDLESQKVNVQFTIQTADEPQSIVEAEKPKANSDSVKRKRKAEDMSVETEDDLKWGDVPETAATEVLKADGLEEAATEVRGQTVESSIQVLRPFERPTKKVRLFRLAERVGIAAIGGAMVMGTLIYTAPTFA